In the Treponema maltophilum ATCC 51939 genome, AAAGCGGTTCGGAGTAATCTGAATCGCTTTTTTTTTACAAAAATTATTCTTTAAAGTTAAAGGTTCCGGGAAAACCGGAAAAAGGAACCGCTGTGAATACGACAAAAAAAATCGAAAAACTTGAAAATTCGGCAGTAAAACTGACGGTAACAGTTCCCCAAAAAGAAGTGCAGGACAACTATAATCAAATCGTAAACAAATATGCAAAGACAATTCAGATTCCCGGCTTCCGCAAAGGTAAAGCGCCGGTAGCCGTTTTGGAGCGCAAATTCGGCGAAGCGTTAAAAGCCGACATTGCATCGGATATTATCGAAAAAGCGCTCGAAGAGGTTTTTTCCGACATCGACAAAAACGACGAAGCAAACCGTCCCCTGCCCTACGCGCAGCCGAAAATGGACGAAGCGCCCAAACTCGATGTAAACAGCGATTTTTCGTTTTCGCTTACCTACGACGTTATGCCGCAGGTCGACGTAAAGCATATTGAGAGCGTAACGATAAAAGAACCGCAGGTAAAAATCGGAGAAGCGGAATTAAAAGAAGAATTGGAAGCGATCCGCGAGCGCAACGCCGTCGTTATCGATAAAAAAGATACGGAAGCTGCCGCCAAAGGCGACATCGCGACGGTCGATTATTGGGAAATCGATGATGACGGAAAAGAAGTCGACAAAAGTAAGCGCGAAGACTTTACCTTTACGATCGGCAGCGGGCAAAACATCTATCAATTCGACGACGATATTATCGGCATGAAAAAGGGCGAAACGAAAACGCTTACCAAATCGTGGGACAAAGAATACGAAGACAAATATCTTGCCGGCAAAACAAAAAAAATCGGCGTAACGCTTAAAACTTTAAAATTGCGCAAACTGCCCGATTTGGACGATGAGCTTGCTCAGGACGTAAACGAAAAATATAAAACGCTTGCCGACATGAAAGCAGACATCACGAAAAATCTTGAAGCGGCTCTTGCAAACCGCTTGCGCGAAATTAAAGCGAATGCTCTTCTCGAACAGCTGGTCGAAAAAAATCCGATTACGCTCCCCAAATCCATGCTCGATGCCGAAATCGACGCACGCTGGCGCATGACGGCTCAGCGTTTTC is a window encoding:
- the tig gene encoding trigger factor, translated to MNTTKKIEKLENSAVKLTVTVPQKEVQDNYNQIVNKYAKTIQIPGFRKGKAPVAVLERKFGEALKADIASDIIEKALEEVFSDIDKNDEANRPLPYAQPKMDEAPKLDVNSDFSFSLTYDVMPQVDVKHIESVTIKEPQVKIGEAELKEELEAIRERNAVVIDKKDTEAAAKGDIATVDYWEIDDDGKEVDKSKREDFTFTIGSGQNIYQFDDDIIGMKKGETKTLTKSWDKEYEDKYLAGKTKKIGVTLKTLKLRKLPDLDDELAQDVNEKYKTLADMKADITKNLEAALANRLREIKANALLEQLVEKNPITLPKSMLDAEIDARWRMTAQRFQTSPEQLEKLVASSGQTKEEMLKQWAGDSEKMLKSRLIVENLLKARNIAVTPEEVEAEYAKIADGAGISLEEVKKHYADASKKEYLIDDMKEQKLYAQLFEQVKITKGDKTTFADLFKK